The following proteins come from a genomic window of Sardina pilchardus chromosome 13, fSarPil1.1, whole genome shotgun sequence:
- the LOC134099163 gene encoding olfactory receptor 4D1-like codes for MNGSSITFTFTAYEEIGPTKVLFVIIFLIYLASVLTNTSLMVLIYVDASLHKPMYIFLFSLIFNGLIGSTAVWPRVMGHLVTDVHSASYEACLSQTFFVYMYGSCTYSMLTVMAYDRYVSIFQPLLYHTIMTPQKVKVLVVVGNLLPAVVVFVQLCLTSGIPLCRYSIHKIFCDNLSISNLGCSLSTHTLVANFYGACSLVFLVMLPILLILMSYLRIIKLSTKVSADARKKALATCTPHLLIFLNFSMSSLFAVTYNRITHYVPIEVNIFLSSHYILIPPLIHPIIYGMKNQEIKKSLSKMLRSRSVATGYLTQPKKSSVFAFSNS; via the coding sequence ATGAATGGATCATCCATCACATTTACTTTCACAGCCTATGAAGAGATTGGCCCAACCAAAGTATTATTTGTCATCATATTCTTAATTTATCTGGCCTCTGTGCTTACCAACACTTCTCTTATGGTTTTGATTTACGTGGATGCATCACTCCATAAACCAATGTACATATTTTTGTTTAGCTTAATATTCAATGGCTTAATTGGTAGCACAGCTGTTTGGCCCAGAGTCATGGGTCATCTTGTGACTGATGTTCACTCAGCCTCATACGAAGCCTGCCTTAGTCAGACTTTTTTTGTTTATATGTATGGAAGCTGTACCTACTCCATGTTAACAGTCATGGCCTATGATAGATATGTCTCCATTTTCCAGCCATTGCTATACCACACTATAATGACCCCACAGAAGGTGAAAGTGCTGGTGGTTGTGGGTAACCTCCTCCCTGCTGTAGTTGTGTTCGTTCAGTTATGCCTAACGTCAGGAATACCCTTGTGCCGCTATTCCATTCATAAAATATTCTGTGATAATTTGTCCATCTCTAACCTGGGCTGTAGCCTGAGCACTCACACTCTAGTGGCCAATTTCTACGGCGCGTGCTCCCTCGTGTTTCTAGTCATGCTGCCCATATTACTGATCCTGATGTCATATTTAAGAATCATCAAGCTAAGCACAAAGGTATCAGCAGACGCTCGAAAAAAAGCCCTCGCCACGTGTACTCCACATTTACTCATTTTCCTGAATTTTTCAATGTCTTCGTTGTTTGCTGTGACTTATAATCGTATCACACACTATGTACCAATAGAAGTGAATATATTTTTATCATCCCATTACATTCTTATACCGCCGCTTATTCATCCCATCATATATGGGATGAAAAACCAAGAGATcaaaaaaagcctttcaaaaaTGCTAAGGTCTCGTTCTGTGGCCACTGGTTATTTGACACAGCCTAAGAAATCAtctgtttttgctttttcaaaCTCTTAG
- the LOC134099164 gene encoding olfactory receptor 52E4-like gives MNGSSFLFTFTVYGAIGPAKDMYFAIIFVTYLVSVVINIALMALICLDTSLHKPMFIFLCSVILNGLIGSTAVWPKVMSHLATDIHSVSFEICFIQTFFSCAYGGCNFFMLTVMAYDRYVSIFQPLLYHTIMTPQKVKVLVVVGNLLPAVAVFTQLCLTSRIPLCRYSIPKIFCDNLAVLNLGCVRNNYSLMTNVFGVCMFGLFLVVPILLVLWSYLKIIILTSKLSADARRKTFATCTPHIIIFLNFTLSSLFSLIYNRVDAANLPKEGHIFVSALYIIVPPLLHPIVYGMKNKEIRRSLLKITGTVFPLHRHNFQLRSTVIPYS, from the coding sequence ATGAATGGATCATCCTTCCTTTTCACTTTCACAGTCTATGGGGCGATTGGCCCAGCCAAAGACATGTACTTTGCCATTATTTTCGTAACTTATCTTGTGTCTGTTGTAATCAACATCGCTCTTATGGCTTTAATTTGCTTGGACACATCGCTCCATAAGCcaatgttcatatttttgtGTAGCGTAATATTAAATGGTTTGATTGGCAGCACTGCCGTCTGGCCAAAAGTGATGAGTCACCTTGCAACTGATATTCACTCAGTCTCAtttgaaatttgcttcattcAGACTTTTTTCTCCTGTGCCTATGGAGGTTGTAACTTCTTCATGTTAACAGTCATGGCCTATGACAGATACGTGTCTATTTTCCAGCCATTGCTTTACCACACTATAATGACCCCACAGAAGGTGAAGGTGCTCGTAGTTGTGGGGAACCTCCTGCCTGCTGTAGCTGTGTTCACTCAGTTATGCCTGACATCAAGAATACCCTTGTGCCGGTATTCTATTCCTAAAATATTCTGTGATAATTTAGCTGTATTAAATCTAGGCTGTGTTAGGAATAACTATTCACTTATGACTAAcgtttttggtgtgtgtatgtttggtttATTCCTTGTGGTTCCAATATTATTGGTCCTGTGGTCATATTTGAAAATAATTATTTTGACTTCAAAGCTGTCAGCGGATGCACGAAGAAAAACCTTTGCAACATGCACGCCACACATCATCATTTTCCTTAACTTTACACTGTCCTCCTTGTTTTCTTTGATTTACAACCGTGTTGATGCCGCCAATCTACCGAAAGAGGGTCACATATTTGTATCAGCATTGTACATCATTGTACCCCCACTGTTGCACCCCATCGTTTATGGCATGAAGAACAAGGAAATTAGAAGAAGTCTCTTAAAAATCACAGGAACTGTTTTTCCACTCCACAGACATAATTTTCAACTGAGGTCGACTGTTATTCCATATTCATAG
- the LOC134099165 gene encoding olfactory receptor 10J1-like, protein MNASSLSFTLIFTAYKDIDSAKYVFFTVVLLIYIASLFTNVILLLLIYFDTYLHKPMYIFLFNLIVNGLIGSTSVWPKVMAMLLTHVNTISYAECLLQVFFTATYGSCNYTVLTVMAYDRLVSIFQPLQYHAIMTPQKVRQLLLAADLVPVLCVLGQIFLTSRMPLCKHTIHRILCDNLSVSGLSCGDSIHVTNIYGLCLVVALLILPVLIVLLSYIKIIGFILKASGKARYKTFETCSPHIIVFINFSLASLFSVVYNRIYPYLPAEANAFLSVNYILVPPLLHPIIYGIKSREIRKSLSNFRKRTVWIT, encoded by the coding sequence ATGAATGCATCTTCCCTCAGTTTCACTTTGATCTTCACAGCTTACAAAGACATTGATTCAGCCAAATATGTGTTTTTCACTGTTGTTTTGCTTATATACATTGCATCTCTATTCACAAATGTAATTCTATTGCTGTTAATTTACTTTGACACATACTTGCATAAGCCAATGTATATATTTCTCTTCAACTTGATTGTTAATGGGTTGATTGGAAGCACATCTGTTTGGCCAAAGGTGATGGCCATGCTTTTGACACATGTGAATACGATCTCATATGCTGAGTGTCTTCTCCAGGTTTTTTTCACTGCAACATATGGGTCTTGTAACTACACAGTGCTCACAGTGATGGCTTATGACAGACTTGTGTCCATATTCCAACCCTTACAGTACCACGCCATAATGACACCCCAAAAAGTAAGACAGCTGTTGTTGGCGGCTGATCTTGTGCCTGTACTTTGTGTATTAGGTCAAATATTTCTTACCTCTCGCATGCCCCTGTGCAAGCATACTATTCATAGAATACTTTGTGATAACTTATCTGTCTCTGGACTATCTTGTGGTGACAGCATTCATGTGACCAATATTTATGGATTATGTCTTGTTGTTGCTCTTTTAATCCTGCCTGTGCTTATTGTTTTGTTGTCATATATCAAAATTATAGGGTTCATTTTAAAGGCCTCCGGAAAGGCTAGATATAAAACATTTGAAACATGTTCTCCGCACATAATTGTTTTCATTAATTTTTCCCTGGCTtcactgttttctgttgttTACAACCGCATCTATCCTTATTTACCTGCTGAAGCTAATGCATTCCTATCTGTTAACTACATCCTTGTACCCCCACTATTGCATCCAATCATATATGGTATAAAAAGTCGAGAGATTCGAAAAAGTTTGTCAAACTTTAGGAAAAGAACCGTTTGGATAACCTGA
- the LOC134099166 gene encoding olfactory receptor 10A6-like, with protein MNQSSNGVTLVLMSYNYMGSVKSVLFIVIFLVYVASLIANVVVMSLIYLDTTLHKPMFLFLFSLIVNGLIGSTAVWPNVMIILLTDDNKTSIEGCLIQAFLMITYGACNFSMLTVMAYDRFVSIFKPLQYHVIMNPQKVTKLLFVAHFLPAVFILGQICLSSQITLCKYTVHRIFCDNLSFYSLSCNDSFQNQISNLYGLCVFIVFGVLPLFLIILSYFKIIMLILKATRTARQKAFETCTPHLIIFINFSLASFFSVIYNRVSPDLPPEINIILSINYNLIPPLLHPIIYGIKNQEIKQSLAKIKRMPVVSIRLTARKSAK; from the coding sequence ATGAATCAGTCTTCCAATGGGGTGACTTTAGTTTTGATGTCCTACAACTACATGGGCTCAGTCAAAAGTGTGTTATTCATAGTCATTTTCCTTGTATATGTTGCTTCTTTAATAGCAAATGTTGTTGTAATGTCTTTAATCTATTTGGACACTACATTGCATAAgccaatgtttttatttttattcagcTTAATTGTAAATGGCTTAATTGGAAGTACAGCTGTTTGGCCAAATGTTATGATCATCCTGTTGACAGATGACAACAAAACCTCCATTGAAGGATGCCTTATTCAAGCATTTCTTATGATAACTTATGGAGCTTGCAACTTCTCAATGTTAACGGTTATGGCTTATGACAGATTTGTTTCTATATTTAAGCCATTGCAATACCATGTCATAATGAACCCACAAAAAGTGACAAAATTGTTGTTTGTAGCACACTTTTTGCCAGCAGTTTTTATACTCGGACAAATATGCCTGTCTTCACAGATAACCCTGTGCAAATACACAGTTCACAGGATATTTTGTGATAATTTATCTTTCTACAGTTTATCATGTAATGACAGCTTTCAGAATCAAATCAGCAACCTAtatggtttgtgtgttttcattgtctttggAGTGCTGCCTCTATTTCTTATTATTTTGTCATATTTCAAGATTATAATGTTAATCCTAAAGGCAACGAGAACGGCAAGACAGAAAGCATTTGAGACATGCACTCCACACTTAATAATTTTCATTAATTTTTCACTGGCCTCATTTTTCTCTGTCATTTACAATCGTGTCAGTCCGGATTTACCACCAGAGATTAACATTATTCTGTCGATAAACTACAACCTTATTCCTCCACTGTTGCACCCAATTATTTATGGTATAAAAAATCAGGAAATCAAGCAGAGCCTTGCAAAAATCAAGAGAA